In the Magnolia sinica isolate HGM2019 chromosome 15, MsV1, whole genome shotgun sequence genome, one interval contains:
- the LOC131227522 gene encoding uncharacterized mitochondrial protein AtMg00810-like, with protein sequence MIITGDDLSSIRDLQRFLSQNFEMKDLGQLNYFLGLEVTLGSDGYYLSQAKYASDLLSKAGLSDSKTCTSPLEYNVKLLATDGESLPDATLYKQLVSSLIYLTVTRPDISYAVYLVSQFMSAPRSTHYAAVLRILRYVKGTLFHGLHFSSHSSLELHSYSDAD encoded by the coding sequence atgatcATTACAGGGGATGATCTCTCTAGTATTCGAGATCTTCAGCGTTTTCTGAGTCAGAATTTTGAGATGAAGGACTTAGGGCAGCTTAACTACTTCCTTGGTCTTGAGGTGACTTTAGGTTCAGATGGTTATTATCTATCTCAGGCTAAGTATGCTTCTGACTTGCTTTCCAAAGCAGGCTTGAGTGACAGCAAAACGTGCACTTCTCCTCTTGAATATAATGTTAAGCTTCTTGCTACTGACGGTGAATCTCTTCCAGATGCTACTCTGTATAAACAATTGGTCAGTAGTCTCATCTATCTCACAGTTACTCGCCCAGACATTTCCTATGCTGTTTACTTAGTTAGTCAGTTTATGAGTGCACCACGCTCTACTCACTATGCTGCCGTTCTTCGTATCTTACGCTATGTCAAGGGGACTTTGTTTCATGGTCTTCACTTTTCATCGCACTCATCTCTGGAGCTCCACTCTTATTCTGATGCTGACTGA